In Patagioenas fasciata isolate bPatFas1 chromosome 11, bPatFas1.hap1, whole genome shotgun sequence, the following proteins share a genomic window:
- the PDZD11 gene encoding PDZ domain-containing protein 11 isoform X1 → MESRLPYDDFPVVFLPPYESPPAWVPPHERVYHPDYNNELTQFLPRTIVLKKPPGAQLGFNIRGGKASQLGIFISKVIPDSDAHRAGLQEGDQVLSVNDVDFQDIEHSKAVEILKTAREITMRVRYFPYNYQRQKERTVH, encoded by the exons ATGGAGAGCCGGCTGCCCTACGACGACTTCCCGGTGGTTTTCCTGCCACCCTACGAGAGCCCGCCCGCCTGGGTGCCGCCGCACGAG AGGGTTTATCACCCCGACTACAACAACGAGCTCACCCAGTTCCTGCCCCGCACCATCGTCCTGAAGAAGCCGCCCGGGGCGCAG CTGGGCTTCAACATCCGGGGAGGAAAAGCCTCGCAGCTGGGGATCTTCATCTCTAAG GTGATCCCCGACTCGGACGCAcacagagctgggctgcaggaaggGGACCAGGTGCTCTCGGTGAACGATGTGGATTTCCAGGACATTGAGCACAGCAAG GCTGTGGAGATCCTGAAGACAGCCCGTGAAATCACCATGCGTGTGCGTTACTTCCCCTACA ATTACCAGAGGCAGAAGGAAAGGACTGTTCACTAG
- the PDZD11 gene encoding PDZ domain-containing protein 11 isoform X2 yields MESRLPYDDFPVVFLPPYESPPAWVPPHELGFNIRGGKASQLGIFISKVIPDSDAHRAGLQEGDQVLSVNDVDFQDIEHSKAVEILKTAREITMRVRYFPYNYQRQKERTVH; encoded by the exons ATGGAGAGCCGGCTGCCCTACGACGACTTCCCGGTGGTTTTCCTGCCACCCTACGAGAGCCCGCCCGCCTGGGTGCCGCCGCACGAG CTGGGCTTCAACATCCGGGGAGGAAAAGCCTCGCAGCTGGGGATCTTCATCTCTAAG GTGATCCCCGACTCGGACGCAcacagagctgggctgcaggaaggGGACCAGGTGCTCTCGGTGAACGATGTGGATTTCCAGGACATTGAGCACAGCAAG GCTGTGGAGATCCTGAAGACAGCCCGTGAAATCACCATGCGTGTGCGTTACTTCCCCTACA ATTACCAGAGGCAGAAGGAAAGGACTGTTCACTAG
- the RAB41 gene encoding ras-related protein Rab-41 isoform X5, producing MSAPGSGGEFGNPLRKFKLVFLGEQSVGKTSLITRFMYDSFDNTYQATIGIDFLSKTMYLEDRTIRLQLWDTAGQERFRSLIPSYIRDSAVAVIVFDVTNLNSFQQTSKWIDDVRTERGSDVIIMLVGNKTDLADKRQITTEEGEQRAKELNVMFIETSAKTGYNVKQLFRRVAAALPGMDSTPEKSKEDMIDIKLEKPPEQPVTESGCSC from the exons ATGTCCGCCCCCGGCAGCGGCGGCGAGTTCGGGAACCCGCTGCGGAAGTTCAAGCTCGTTTTCCTGGGCGAGCAGAGCG TTGGGAAGACCTCTCTGATCACCAGGTTTATGTATGACAGTTTTGACAATACTTACCAG gcgACCATTGGAATTGATTTCCTGTCAAAAACAATGTATCTCGAAGATCGCACG ATCAGGCTGCAGCTGTGGGACACAGCCGGCCAGGAGAGGTTCCGCAGCCTCATTCCCAGCTACATCCGTGACTCTGCTGTTGCTGTCATTGTCTTTGACGTTACAA ACTTGAATTCTTTCCAGCAAACCTCCAAGTGGATTGATGACGTTCGGACAGAGAGAGGCAGCGACGTTATCATCATGTTGGTGGGGAACAAAACTGACCTGGCGGACAAGAG GCAAATCACTACAGAAGAAGGTGAGCAGAGAGCCAAAGAGCTGAATGTGATGTTTATTGAGACCAGTGCAAAGACTGGATACAATGTGAAACAG ctTTTCCGTCGTGTGGCTGCTGCCTTACCTGGGATGGACAGCACACCGGAGAAGAGCAAAGAAGACA TGATCGACATCAAACTAGAGAAACCTCCTGAGCAGCCAGTAACGGAGAGCGGGTGCTCCTGCTAA
- the RAB41 gene encoding ras-related protein Rab-41 isoform X2 gives MSAPGSGGEFGNPLRKFKLVFLGEQSVGKTSLITRFMYDSFDNTYQATIGIDFLSKTMYLEDRTVRLQLWDTAGQERFRSLIPSYIRDSTIAVVVYDITNLNSFQQTSKWIDDVRTERGSDVIIMLVGNKTDLADKRQITTEEGEQRAKELNVMFIETSAKTGYNVKQLFRRVAAALPGMDSTPEKSKEDMIDIKLEKPPEQPVTESGCSC, from the exons ATGTCCGCCCCCGGCAGCGGCGGCGAGTTCGGGAACCCGCTGCGGAAGTTCAAGCTCGTTTTCCTGGGCGAGCAGAGCG TTGGGAAGACCTCTCTGATCACCAGGTTTATGTATGACAGTTTTGACAATACTTACCAG gcgACCATTGGAATTGATTTCCTGTCAAAAACAATGTATCTCGAAGATCGCACG GTTCGGCTGCAGCTTTGGGACACAGCCGGCCAGGAGCGGTTCCGCAGCCTCATTCCCAGCTACATCCGCGACTCCACCATCGCTGTGGTAGTCTATGACATTACAA ACTTGAATTCTTTCCAGCAAACCTCCAAGTGGATTGATGACGTTCGGACAGAGAGAGGCAGCGACGTTATCATCATGTTGGTGGGGAACAAAACTGACCTGGCGGACAAGAG GCAAATCACTACAGAAGAAGGTGAGCAGAGAGCCAAAGAGCTGAATGTGATGTTTATTGAGACCAGTGCAAAGACTGGATACAATGTGAAACAG ctTTTCCGTCGTGTGGCTGCTGCCTTACCTGGGATGGACAGCACACCGGAGAAGAGCAAAGAAGACA TGATCGACATCAAACTAGAGAAACCTCCTGAGCAGCCAGTAACGGAGAGCGGGTGCTCCTGCTAA
- the RAB41 gene encoding ras-related protein Rab-41 isoform X1: MSAPGSGGEFGNPLRKFKLVFLGEQSVGKTSLITRFMYDSFDNTYQATIGIDFLSKTMYLEDRTQVRLQLWDTAGQERFRSLIPSYIRDSTIAVVVYDITNLNSFQQTSKWIDDVRTERGSDVIIMLVGNKTDLADKRQITTEEGEQRAKELNVMFIETSAKTGYNVKQLFRRVAAALPGMDSTPEKSKEDMIDIKLEKPPEQPVTESGCSC, encoded by the exons ATGTCCGCCCCCGGCAGCGGCGGCGAGTTCGGGAACCCGCTGCGGAAGTTCAAGCTCGTTTTCCTGGGCGAGCAGAGCG TTGGGAAGACCTCTCTGATCACCAGGTTTATGTATGACAGTTTTGACAATACTTACCAG gcgACCATTGGAATTGATTTCCTGTCAAAAACAATGTATCTCGAAGATCGCACG CAGGTTCGGCTGCAGCTTTGGGACACAGCCGGCCAGGAGCGGTTCCGCAGCCTCATTCCCAGCTACATCCGCGACTCCACCATCGCTGTGGTAGTCTATGACATTACAA ACTTGAATTCTTTCCAGCAAACCTCCAAGTGGATTGATGACGTTCGGACAGAGAGAGGCAGCGACGTTATCATCATGTTGGTGGGGAACAAAACTGACCTGGCGGACAAGAG GCAAATCACTACAGAAGAAGGTGAGCAGAGAGCCAAAGAGCTGAATGTGATGTTTATTGAGACCAGTGCAAAGACTGGATACAATGTGAAACAG ctTTTCCGTCGTGTGGCTGCTGCCTTACCTGGGATGGACAGCACACCGGAGAAGAGCAAAGAAGACA TGATCGACATCAAACTAGAGAAACCTCCTGAGCAGCCAGTAACGGAGAGCGGGTGCTCCTGCTAA
- the RAB41 gene encoding ras-related protein Rab-41 isoform X4, translated as MTVLTILTRRPLELISCQKQCISKIARSGCSCGTQPARRGSAASFPATSVTLLLLSLSLTLQVRLQLWDTAGQERFRSLIPSYIRDSTIAVVVYDITNLNSFQQTSKWIDDVRTERGSDVIIMLVGNKTDLADKRQITTEEGEQRAKELNVMFIETSAKTGYNVKQLFRRVAAALPGMDSTPEKSKEDMIDIKLEKPPEQPVTESGCSC; from the exons ATGACAGTTTTGACAATACTTACCAG gcgACCATTGGAATTGATTTCCTGTCAAAAACAATGTATCTCGAAGATCGCACG ATCAGGCTGCAGCTGTGGGACACAGCCGGCCAGGAGAGGTTCCGCAGCCTCATTCCCAGCTACATCCGTGACTCTGCTGTTGCTGTCATTGTCTTTGACGTTACAA GTTCGGCTGCAGCTTTGGGACACAGCCGGCCAGGAGCGGTTCCGCAGCCTCATTCCCAGCTACATCCGCGACTCCACCATCGCTGTGGTAGTCTATGACATTACAA ACTTGAATTCTTTCCAGCAAACCTCCAAGTGGATTGATGACGTTCGGACAGAGAGAGGCAGCGACGTTATCATCATGTTGGTGGGGAACAAAACTGACCTGGCGGACAAGAG GCAAATCACTACAGAAGAAGGTGAGCAGAGAGCCAAAGAGCTGAATGTGATGTTTATTGAGACCAGTGCAAAGACTGGATACAATGTGAAACAG ctTTTCCGTCGTGTGGCTGCTGCCTTACCTGGGATGGACAGCACACCGGAGAAGAGCAAAGAAGACA TGATCGACATCAAACTAGAGAAACCTCCTGAGCAGCCAGTAACGGAGAGCGGGTGCTCCTGCTAA
- the RAB41 gene encoding ras-related protein Rab-41 isoform X3, translating into MTVLTILTRRPLELISCQKQCISKIARSGCSCGTQPARRGSAASFPATSVTLLLLSLSLTLQQVRLQLWDTAGQERFRSLIPSYIRDSTIAVVVYDITNLNSFQQTSKWIDDVRTERGSDVIIMLVGNKTDLADKRQITTEEGEQRAKELNVMFIETSAKTGYNVKQLFRRVAAALPGMDSTPEKSKEDMIDIKLEKPPEQPVTESGCSC; encoded by the exons ATGACAGTTTTGACAATACTTACCAG gcgACCATTGGAATTGATTTCCTGTCAAAAACAATGTATCTCGAAGATCGCACG ATCAGGCTGCAGCTGTGGGACACAGCCGGCCAGGAGAGGTTCCGCAGCCTCATTCCCAGCTACATCCGTGACTCTGCTGTTGCTGTCATTGTCTTTGACGTTACAA CAGGTTCGGCTGCAGCTTTGGGACACAGCCGGCCAGGAGCGGTTCCGCAGCCTCATTCCCAGCTACATCCGCGACTCCACCATCGCTGTGGTAGTCTATGACATTACAA ACTTGAATTCTTTCCAGCAAACCTCCAAGTGGATTGATGACGTTCGGACAGAGAGAGGCAGCGACGTTATCATCATGTTGGTGGGGAACAAAACTGACCTGGCGGACAAGAG GCAAATCACTACAGAAGAAGGTGAGCAGAGAGCCAAAGAGCTGAATGTGATGTTTATTGAGACCAGTGCAAAGACTGGATACAATGTGAAACAG ctTTTCCGTCGTGTGGCTGCTGCCTTACCTGGGATGGACAGCACACCGGAGAAGAGCAAAGAAGACA TGATCGACATCAAACTAGAGAAACCTCCTGAGCAGCCAGTAACGGAGAGCGGGTGCTCCTGCTAA
- the ARR3 gene encoding LOW QUALITY PROTEIN: arrestin-C (The sequence of the model RefSeq protein was modified relative to this genomic sequence to represent the inferred CDS: substituted 1 base at 1 genomic stop codon): MADGAKVFKKTSPNTKLSIYLGKRDFVDHVETVDAVDGVCLIDPEYLKDRKVYVTLTCAFRYGRDDLDVIGLTFRKDLYVLTTQIFPPVPDQAPKTLTPLQEKLLKKLGENAYPFTFEIAPNLPCSVTLQPGPDDVGKACGVDFEVKGFCAENLEEKIHKRNSVRLVIRKIQFAPMKTGPAPKSETTRQFMMSDKPLHLEASLDKEIYYHGEPINVTVNINNTTNKIVKKIKITVDQITDVVLYSLDKYTKTVCTEEINENVAANSTFSKTYSITPTLSANREKRGLALDGKLKHEDTNLASTTILRPGMDKEVLGILVSYKVKVNLMVSRGGILGDLTSSDVGVEMPVILMHPKPADDKPRXSDEDIVIEEFARQKLKGEKDDEEEKEEADKE; the protein is encoded by the exons ATGGCAGACGGAGCAAA GGTGTTCAAGAAGACCAGCCCCAACACCAAG CTGTCCATCTACCTGGGCAAGAGAGACTTTGTGGATCATGTGGAGACAGTGGATGCTGTAG ATGGAGTCTGCCTGATTGACCCAGAGTACCTCAAGGACAGAAAAG TGTACGTGACGCTGACTTGTGCGTTCCGCTACGGCCGAGACGACCTCGATGTGATCGGGTTGACCTTCAGGAAGGATCTTTATGTCCTGACCACCCAGATCTTCCCACCAGTGCCGGACCAAGCACCCAAAACCCTCACTCCCTTGCAGGAGAAGCTGCTGAAGAAGCTCGGGGAGAATGCCTACCCCTTCACCTTCGAG ATTGCCCCCAACCTGCCCTGCTCGGTCACCCTCCAGCCGGGACCGGACGATGTTGGGAAG GCCTGTGGCGTGGACTTCGAGGTCAAAGGATTTTGTGCTGAAAATCTGGAAGAGAAAATTCACAAGAG GAACTCTGTGCGCCTCGTCATCCGCAAGATCCAGTTTGCCCCCATGAAGACAGGGCCAGCCCCAAAGTCGGAGACCACCCGGCAGTTCATGATGTCCGACAAGCCCCTGCACCTCGAAGCCTCCCTGGATAAGGAG ATCTACTACCACGGAGAGCCCATCAACGTGACCGTCAACATCaacaacaccaccaacaaaattgtgaaaaaaatcaaaattacag TTGATCAGATCACAGACGTGGTCCTCTATTCCCTGGATAAATACACAAAGACTGTGTGCACCGAGGAGATAAA CGAGAACGTGGCAGCCAACTCCACCTTCTCCAAAACGTACTCCATCACCCCCACGCTCTCGGCCAACCGTGAGAAGCGAGGTCTCGCTCTGGACGGCAAGCTCAAGCACGAGGACACCAACCTGGCCTCCACCACCAT CCTGAGACCCGGCATGGACAAGGAGGTGTTGGGCATCCTGGTGTCCTACAAAGTGAAGGTCAACCTGATGGTGTCCCGAGGAGG CATCCTGGGGGATCTCACTTCCAG CGATGTTGGTGTTGAAATGCCCGTCATCCTGATGCACCCGAAGCCTGCGGACG ATAAGCCAAGGTAAAGCGAT GAGGACATCGTCATCGAGGAATTTGCTCGCCAAAAACTCAAGGGGGAGAAGGACGacgaagaggagaaggaggaggccgACAAGGAGTGA
- the LOC136106507 gene encoding phosphatidylinositol 3,4,5-trisphosphate 5-phosphatase 2-like, translating to MAAASWYHRDISRVAAEELLAKAGRDGCFLVRDSESVLGAYALCLLFQRHVHTYRILPNDKGLLSVQTIQGIQTKCFRTLPDLIVAYQHPNNGLVTPLLHPVHCTRPAADDDSDGEDGRGGGRTVSAVPAGGARTGGCLSIPIAGRTHISQQLHQRLQEQIHSSPASDFMGFMAEYLSHHLQLDLEALRHGHPQLRHLSTALVTACRALHSEIDFTLAGLETLARVFDPPASPRSLASEQGLLTSDPDLELLLNKISTVNHLLSSLEKKVLKSLQETVSRHNLALPSVVTAPAPATKPLAVQSFEVKMGKSQRAALTVDVESGTVTITKKGSGSPEETIPQNKILQLIKYQSVQSKVRLVYNREPQKSLSRDFVFPSARKREAFCQLLQLMKIQHSNLDEPDLISVYVGTWNMGSTPPPRSLASWLTSRGLGRTQDETTACIPHDIYVIGTQENSLGDREWVEFLRASLKTLMSIDYRVVALQCLWSIKMVVLVKPEHERRISHVHTSSMKTGIANTLGNKGAVGVSFLFNGTSFGFVNCHLASGSEKTHRRNQNYSDILRSLVLGDKQLSAFDLTLRFTHLFWFGDLNYRLDMDVQDILAHVTKKEFDALLAVDQLNLEREKNKVFLRFREGDISFPPTYRYERGSRDTYMWQKFKPTGVRINVPSWCDRILWKSHPETHIVCNSYGCTDDIVTSDHSPVFATFEVGITSQFVPKKAPGSGPEPLACIEWESIEVIVKTTSRSKCYIEFHSYCLEEVQRSGENTSQSCDIPGFLKLGWSAKHLPVLNPILPDLEYLGDQHLLLSVKGVESYESYGECCIAMRSLISSLAQQFETFLSHRGEETGSIRGWVKVRVPADRRSTRERLYEWISFEEEEEEDAEPVADTPRCPTPPPKHLRSRPRSLPEPAAGYTNPAYFIFEGVPITWAPTPTAGAAHNQQSESPARGQQHWSPLGARVPSPSEGEQRGGRPRCVPRGTSRGCPLSPPGMGHLNRPKSAILASDTAALGDCSLTALHMATCLSQLDRAALKHGGDSQKSLLRQTHSALEPPPRPCQEVLRCTRGAHQHGHPREWPCDRGEWSRGVGRCLGHLGSRQDMEGLQKRGWDHLETFRDITEQDVLDTAMLSPTHPQLVPSSLNEGTVVSVPPRPDLRPST from the exons ATGGCGGCAGCGAGCTGGTACCACCGGGACATCAGCCGGGTGGCAGCGGAGGAGCTGCTGGCCAAGGCCGGGCGGGATGGCTGCTTCTTGGTGCGGGACAGCGAGTCGGTGCTGGGAGCATATGCCCTCTGCCTTCT GTTCCAGCGGCACGTCCACACCTACCGCATCCTCCCCAATGACAAGGGGCTGCTCTCTGTCCAG ACCATCCAGGGCATCCAAACCAAGTGCTTTCGCACCCTCCCTGACCTGATCGTCGCCTACCAGCATCCCAACAACGGGCTGGTGACACCCCTGCTCCACCCTGTGCACTGCACGAGGCCGGCAGCTGACGACGACTCGG ATGGGGAGGACGGCCGAGGCGGGGGGCGCACGGTGAGCGCGGTGCCGGCCGGGGGAGCCAGGACAGGCGGGTGTCTCAGCATTCCCATCGCCGGCCGGACCCACATCTCGCAGCAGCTGCACCAGAGGCTGCAGGAGCAGATCCACAGCAG CCCAGCCAGCGACTTCATGGGCTTCATGGCCGAGTACCTGAGCCACCACCTGCAGCTGGACCTGGAGGCTCTGCGCCACGGCCACCCGCAGCTCCGCCACCTCAGCACTGCGCTCGTCACCGCCTGCCGGGCACTGCATAG CGAGATCGACTTCACACTGGCAGGTCTGGAGACGCTGGCCAGGGTGTTCGACCCCCCTGCGTCCCCTCGCAGCCTGGCCAGCGAGCAG ggtctcctgaccAGTGATCCAGACCTTGAGCTGCTCCTTAACAAGATATCCACAGTCAACCATCTCCTCTCTTCGCTGGAGAAGAAG GTGCTGAAGTCGCTGCAGGAGACGGTGTCGAGGCACAACCTGGCACTGCCCAGTGTGGTGACAGCCCCCGCTCCGGCCACCAAACCCCTGGCTGTGCAGAGCTTTGAG GTGAAGATGGGCAAGTCGCAGCGGGCAGCCCTGACAGTGGACGTGGAGTCAGGCACGGTGACCATCACCAAGAAGGGCAGCGGGTCCCCAGAGGAGACCATCCCACAGAACAAAA TCCTGCAGCTGATCAAGTACCAGAGTGTGCAGAGCAAGGTGAGGCTGGTGTACAACCGGGAGCCACAGAAGAGCCTCAGCAGAGACTTTGTCTTCCCCAGTGCGCGG AAGCGAGAAGCCTTctgccagctgctgcagctgatgAAGATCCAGCACTCCAACCTGGACGAGCCTGACCTCATCTCGGTGTATGTTGGGACATGGAACATGG GCAGCACCCCGCCACCCCGCTCCCTTGCCTCCTGGCTGACCTCGAGGGGCTTGGGGCGCACGCAGGATGAGACCACCGCCTGCATCCCCCACGACATCTACGTCATCGGCACCCAGGAGAACTCCCTGGGCGACCGCGAGTGGGTCGAGTTCCTCCGCGCATCGCTCAAGACCCTGATGTCCATCGACTACCGCGTG GTGGCTCTGCAGTGTCTCTGGAGCATCAAAATGGTGGTGCTGGTGAAACCCGAGCATGAGCGGCGCATCAGCCACGTCCACACCTCCAGCATGAAAACCGGCATTGCCAACACGCTGG GGAACAAGGGAGCTGTGGGCGTCTCCTTCCTTTTCAATGGGACCTCCTTCGGCTTCGTCAACTGCCACCTGGCCTCGGGCAGTGAGAAGACTCACAG GCGTAACCAGAACTACAGTGACATCCTGCGCTCCCTGGTCCTAGGTGACAAGCAGCTCAGCGCCTTTGACCTCACCCTGCGCTTTACCCACCTCTTCTGGTTCGGGGACCTCAATTACCGCCTGGACATGGACGTGCAG GACATCCTTGCCCACGTAACCAAGAAGGAGTTTGACGCCCTCCTGGCTGTCGACCAGCTGAACCTGGAGCGGGAGAAGAACAAGGTGTTCCTGCGATTCC GTGAGGGCGACATCTCCTTCCCACCCACGTACCGGTACGAGCGGGGTTCCCGTGACACCTACATGTGGCAGAAGTTCAAGCCCACGGGG GTGAGGATCAATGTCCCCTCGTGGTGTGACCGCATCCTGTGGAAGTCGCACCCAGAGACCCACATCGTCTGTAACTCCTACG GCTGCACTGATGACATCGTGACCAGCGACCACTCACCCGTTTTCGCCACCTTCGAGGTGGGAATCACATCGCAGTTTGTGCCCAAGAAGG cccctggcTCTGGCCCCGAGCCCCTGGCCTGCATCGAGTGGGAGAGCATCGAGGTGATCGTCAAAACCACCAGCCGCAGCAAGTGCTACATTGAGTTCCACTCCTACTGCCTGGAGG AGGTCCAGCGGAGCGGGGAGAACACGTCCCAGAGCTGCGACATCCCTGGATTCCTCAAGCTGGGCTGGTCTGCAAAGCACCTGCCCGTG CTGAACCCCATCCTGCCAGACCTGGAGTACCTGGGGGACCAGCACCTGCTTCTCAGCGTCAAGGGTGTGGAGAGCTACGAGTCCTATG GTGAGTGCTGCATCGCCATGAGGTCCCTGATCAGCAGCTTGGCCCAGCAATTCGAGACCTTCCTGTCCCACCGCGGCGAGGAGACGGGCTCCATCCGCGGCTGGGTGAAGGTGCGGGTCCCCGCCGACAGGCGCAGCACCCGCGAGAGGCTCTACG AGTGGATcagctttgaggaggaggaggaggaggatgctgagcCGGTGGCAGACACCCCACGatgccccacaccccccccaaaGCACCTCAG GAGCCGACCGCGGAGCCTCCCAGAGCCGGCTGCCGGTTACACCAACCCCGCTTACTTCATCTTCGAGGGGGTCCCCATCACCTGGGCACCGACCCCCACTGCCGGTGCAGCCCACAACCAGCAGTCAGAGAGCCCAGCCAGGGGCCAGCAGCACTGGAGCCCCCTTGGGGCACGGGTCCCCTCGCCCTCAGAGGGAGAGCAGAGGGGTGGCCGGCCCCGCTGTGTGCCGCGGGGCACGTCCCGTGGGTGCCCGCTCAGCCCCCCTGGCATGGGCCATCTGAACAGACCCAAATCGGCCATCCTGGCGAGTGACACGGCGGCGCTGGGTGACTGCTCACTAACAGCACTGCACATGGCCACCTGCCTGAGCCAGCTGGACCGAGCGGCCCTCAAACACGGGGGGGACAGCCAGAAGAGCCTCCTGCGCCAGACCCACAGCGCCCTAGAGCCACCGCCACGGCCGTGCCAGGAGGTGCTGAGGTGCACACGGGGTGCTCACCAGCATGGCCACCCCAGAGAG TGGCCCTGTGACAGGGGTGAGTGGTCCCGCGGCGTCGGCAGGTGCCTGGGCCACCTTGGCTCACGGCAGGACATGGAAGGGCTGCAAAAACGCGGCTGGGACCACCTGGAGACGTTCAG AGACATCACAGAGCAGGATGTGCTGGACACAGCGATGCTCAGCCCGACCCACCCCCAGCTCGTCCCCAGCAGCCTCAACGAGGGCACAGTGGTGAGCGTGCCACCGAGACCTGACCTGAGACCCAGCACCTAA